One window of the Candidatus Thermoplasmatota archaeon genome contains the following:
- a CDS encoding tRNA (adenine-N1)-methyltransferase encodes MHTVVKRNDVVVLIDQNHHKYLVDTAAKTDKIKGVGVLDPQSLIGREYGTIQTIGTKQFWILQPSLQDKLHSLKRKAQIILPRDAAQILMYCAIESGQTVLEAGIGSGSLTIALATAVAPSGKVISYDTREDFIEHAYGNLRRAHLDQYVFAKCKDVTTGIDEKDLDAIILDIPNPWEAVDHAWRALKVGGYFCSYSPLISQVEHTVKALQKHPFIEQKTYENIQREMIVSPQGTRPSFDMLGHTGYLTFARKVLSN; translated from the coding sequence ATGCATACCGTTGTTAAAAGAAACGACGTCGTCGTTTTAATCGATCAAAACCATCACAAATACCTTGTTGATACAGCTGCAAAAACCGATAAAATCAAAGGAGTTGGCGTGCTTGATCCTCAAAGTCTCATCGGTCGAGAATACGGCACGATACAAACCATTGGAACAAAACAATTCTGGATACTTCAGCCATCACTCCAAGATAAACTCCACAGTTTAAAACGAAAGGCCCAAATTATCCTCCCACGAGACGCTGCTCAGATCCTGATGTACTGCGCAATCGAATCAGGACAAACCGTACTTGAAGCAGGAATCGGATCAGGATCATTAACTATTGCACTCGCAACAGCAGTCGCACCATCCGGGAAAGTAATCTCCTACGATACTAGAGAAGATTTTATTGAACACGCATACGGCAACCTCCGCAGAGCACACCTCGACCAATATGTCTTTGCAAAATGTAAAGATGTTACAACAGGTATCGATGAAAAAGATCTAGATGCCATCATTCTTGATATCCCAAACCCCTGGGAAGCAGTTGATCATGCTTGGAGGGCACTTAAAGTCGGTGGTTACTTCTGTTCATATTCACCTCTCATATCACAAGTCGAACACACCGTAAAAGCCTTACAAAAACATCCATTTATCGAGCAGAAAACCTACGAAAATATCCAACGAGAAATGATCGTTTCACCACAGGGTACTCGACCAAGTTTTGACATGCTTGGACATACAGGATACCTCACATTTGCAAGAAAAGTACTCAGCAATTGA
- a CDS encoding lysylphosphatidylglycerol synthase transmembrane domain-containing protein, translating into MISVKKLLPIIGFCILLYLLSTIDIHVMGSMFMRVSFIYTLLACFSIIPILLLSNIQWQMLLRQQKIPIRFWASLKNIFLGYFYGFITPGGLGAYIRSLHLSAESQQPLPKCVANIITFNTIDYITLLFFGAIGAVLLSNDFPYLFIPILILFVVIIALFVFFLTQKKSKILFSKIIRSQIFTTLQHHLDDPLDSFYDDLPSIRQVVPIFFVSGFGWLIRFYLLYSIAGLFSLHLPLLYGILMIAVADVVASLPISIYGLGTREATLVALFGMYQISRDEVLGLSLFWFAIVWLLPSIIGSGVAFIEQKKIDTKKILRST; encoded by the coding sequence ATGATATCTGTCAAAAAGCTTCTTCCCATCATTGGTTTTTGCATTCTTCTCTATTTGTTGTCAACAATTGATATTCATGTGATGGGCTCAATGTTCATGCGGGTATCGTTTATCTATACGTTGCTTGCATGTTTTTCGATAATTCCGATCCTTCTTCTTTCGAATATTCAATGGCAGATGTTGCTGCGTCAGCAGAAGATACCAATTCGTTTCTGGGCCTCATTGAAAAATATTTTTCTCGGTTATTTTTACGGGTTTATCACGCCCGGTGGCTTGGGTGCTTATATCCGTTCTCTACACCTGAGTGCTGAAAGTCAGCAGCCGTTACCGAAATGCGTTGCAAATATTATTACATTTAACACCATTGATTATATCACCTTGTTATTTTTTGGTGCGATTGGAGCAGTTCTGCTGAGCAATGATTTTCCGTATCTTTTCATTCCGATTTTGATACTATTTGTTGTTATCATAGCGTTGTTTGTCTTTTTTTTAACGCAGAAAAAATCAAAAATTTTGTTTTCAAAAATCATCAGATCTCAGATTTTTACAACACTCCAGCATCATTTAGATGATCCTCTCGATTCATTCTACGATGATCTTCCAAGCATTCGGCAGGTTGTTCCGATTTTTTTCGTCTCAGGTTTTGGTTGGTTGATACGGTTCTATTTGTTGTATAGTATCGCTGGTTTGTTTTCTCTGCATCTCCCCTTGCTGTATGGCATTCTTATGATTGCTGTTGCTGATGTTGTTGCATCGCTTCCAATTTCGATTTATGGTTTAGGTACTCGGGAGGCAACATTGGTTGCATTGTTTGGTATGTACCAGATTTCGCGAGATGAAGTTCTTGGTCTTTCTTTGTTTTGGTTCGCAATTGTATGGTTACTTCCAAGCATCATCGGGTCTGGTGTTGCCTTCATTGAACAGAAAAAAATTGATACAAAAAAGATTCTTCGTTCAACATAA
- a CDS encoding DHH family phosphoesterase — MTDTLKKLCRRAAEQIHALPKNTKVRVISHYDADGVSAAGILCQMLYREELHFHATLMRNPFTKGFERLTKEKNKLIIFADMGSGQLDSIQKLNTPAIILDHHQPITDDTPDEILQINANLCGINGNYEASGATLSYGLASTVNHNNTDLAALALTGAIGDKQYIGGIRGYNATILSEALHHNVIQEYTGIKLSGQTILESLVDSIDPYYPTISGNQKNCEHLLEKLGVKPTTPVEELSEENMIKIHSFLLLLLIKNGCHPSIIDTVIRKRYRASVLGFELERFADLLDACGKNDQRGLALALCLGDKKLLAEAIVVEKDYKTKIVAGLQTIENGKFMEKQSIRYFYSESSSLGGVIAGIATNYLFDTKKPLFALTRKDDELHISCRGNQQLVAQGLDLGGALNQIARKLHGFGGGHKIAAGATIALSQEQEFLDQIDTIITAQLEKKT, encoded by the coding sequence ATGACTGATACACTCAAAAAACTCTGCAGGAGAGCAGCAGAACAGATTCATGCACTGCCAAAAAATACCAAAGTCCGTGTTATTTCTCATTATGATGCTGATGGTGTCTCCGCAGCAGGAATCCTTTGTCAGATGTTGTACCGTGAAGAACTACATTTTCATGCTACGCTCATGCGGAATCCCTTCACCAAGGGATTCGAACGATTAACCAAAGAAAAAAATAAATTGATTATCTTTGCAGATATGGGGAGCGGACAGCTTGACAGTATCCAAAAACTCAACACCCCTGCAATCATCCTTGATCATCATCAGCCAATAACCGATGATACTCCTGATGAGATTCTTCAAATCAATGCAAACCTCTGCGGCATCAATGGAAACTATGAAGCATCAGGGGCAACATTAAGTTATGGTCTTGCATCAACGGTCAATCACAACAATACTGATCTTGCCGCATTAGCGTTAACAGGAGCAATTGGTGACAAACAATACATAGGTGGAATCAGAGGATACAATGCAACTATTCTTTCTGAGGCGCTCCACCATAACGTCATCCAGGAATATACTGGAATTAAACTCAGTGGTCAAACCATTTTGGAATCACTGGTTGACTCAATTGATCCATATTATCCAACCATTTCTGGCAACCAGAAAAACTGTGAACACCTCCTCGAAAAACTTGGCGTCAAACCAACCACACCAGTTGAAGAACTCTCTGAAGAAAACATGATCAAAATACATTCATTTTTGCTCTTGTTGTTAATCAAAAACGGATGCCATCCTTCGATCATCGACACCGTTATCAGGAAACGGTATCGTGCATCTGTCCTCGGTTTTGAACTGGAACGATTTGCAGATCTCCTTGATGCCTGTGGGAAAAATGACCAACGCGGTCTCGCACTTGCTTTGTGTCTTGGAGATAAAAAACTACTCGCTGAAGCAATTGTAGTTGAAAAAGACTATAAAACAAAAATCGTAGCAGGTCTTCAAACAATTGAAAACGGAAAGTTCATGGAAAAACAATCAATACGATATTTTTATAGCGAGAGTTCTTCTCTCGGAGGAGTTATAGCAGGTATCGCGACCAATTATCTTTTTGATACAAAAAAACCTTTATTTGCACTTACCCGAAAAGACGATGAACTCCACATTTCCTGCAGAGGAAACCAGCAGCTTGTCGCACAAGGTCTTGACCTCGGAGGAGCACTCAATCAAATCGCCAGAAAACTCCATGGCTTTGGCGGTGGTCATAAGATTGCTGCAGGGGCAACCATTGCACTCAGCCAAGAACAAGAGTTCCTAGATCAAATTGATACCATCATAACAGCACAGTTGGAGAAAAAAACATGA
- a CDS encoding right-handed parallel beta-helix repeat-containing protein, whose protein sequence is MGPWLGSFEHPYCHINDAVRSASDGDRILVAAGVYYEHLVIDKKLHISGEDSTTTIIDGMNIGTVCTILVSGVILEQITLRCSGGYFDDAGLQVASFTTLKNCSVYRARVGVLVVNASVVTIDNCTFHTTGFGIKFITSTESTLSGCTFAHNAIGITIQDTSKITLSHSYLHTNGRALYIHNAQMISIDHCNISDNSVNHGGIFIEQSRLITINDSIICHNGAGVSIESSQNVDISFCRLSLNTHFGIWIHQNSIKINIHYCMITDNYRFGIYVVDQCSFQVIHNTIIRNGLYGFYSKNSQGIISTNYWGSLLGPSISPGGKGNAVYYFPSRMHAFPWHLRKQSGYGASWTDTPSYLLKPVRDPLVPTITSSDADSDADGASDQWEQRYGYDPLVWDDHLHLDTDGDALTNVEECYMDANPFRKDIFVEIDYMKSSNPISSNKPSDDMIAAAVAMFSARNITLHVDVGLLGGGEEIPLNTTFSFVELVDLYWDYFLHNDMNNPRKQIFHYGLICDRGPDVNFPFVGWNHLDAFLISAQQLAEQLPQVPKERIIIGGMIHHLGHTMNLLADTFDGIDNILTLQPFSVEWLKYRNYKSCMNYYYKYTLLDYSDGSRGRNDFNDWNSLQYDFFKNSKFPWPLLKEDT, encoded by the coding sequence ATGGGTCCATGGCTAGGGAGTTTTGAACATCCGTACTGTCATATCAACGATGCTGTTCGTTCTGCATCTGATGGCGATAGGATTCTTGTAGCTGCAGGGGTGTACTATGAGCATCTTGTTATTGATAAAAAACTACATATTTCCGGTGAAGACAGCACAACAACAATAATCGATGGAATGAACATAGGAACAGTTTGTACCATCTTAGTTTCCGGGGTTATCCTTGAGCAGATAACCTTGAGATGCTCAGGAGGATATTTTGATGATGCAGGACTGCAGGTAGCTTCCTTTACAACGCTGAAAAATTGTTCTGTGTACCGAGCTCGAGTTGGAGTTTTAGTTGTCAATGCATCCGTAGTAACTATCGATAATTGTACGTTTCATACTACCGGTTTTGGTATCAAATTTATCACATCAACAGAGTCTACTCTTTCAGGGTGTACGTTTGCACATAACGCTATCGGCATTACCATTCAGGATACTTCAAAGATTACGCTATCTCATTCGTACCTTCATACCAACGGCCGGGCGTTGTATATCCATAATGCTCAGATGATTTCAATTGATCACTGTAATATTTCTGACAATAGCGTTAATCACGGAGGAATATTCATTGAACAGAGCAGATTAATTACCATCAATGATTCAATCATCTGTCATAACGGGGCTGGCGTAAGTATTGAATCTTCACAGAATGTTGATATCTCGTTTTGTCGTTTATCTTTGAATACCCATTTTGGGATATGGATTCATCAAAATTCAATCAAAATTAATATTCATTATTGTATGATCACTGATAACTATCGCTTCGGAATCTATGTGGTTGATCAGTGTTCTTTTCAGGTGATCCACAATACAATCATTAGAAATGGACTCTATGGATTCTATAGCAAAAACTCGCAAGGAATCATTTCAACGAACTATTGGGGGTCTTTGCTTGGTCCATCTATTTCTCCTGGTGGAAAAGGGAATGCAGTGTACTATTTTCCCTCAAGAATGCATGCGTTTCCCTGGCATCTACGGAAACAGAGTGGATATGGTGCTAGTTGGACTGATACGCCGTCATATCTGTTGAAACCTGTTCGTGATCCTCTTGTTCCAACAATTACTAGTTCTGATGCTGATTCTGATGCTGATGGTGCCTCTGATCAGTGGGAACAACGGTATGGATACGATCCTTTGGTTTGGGATGATCATCTACATCTTGATACCGATGGCGATGCGTTGACAAATGTTGAAGAATGTTACATGGACGCAAATCCATTTCGGAAAGATATCTTTGTTGAAATCGATTATATGAAATCATCGAATCCAATATCTTCAAATAAACCATCTGATGATATGATTGCAGCAGCGGTTGCGATGTTTTCTGCCCGCAATATCACCCTTCACGTCGACGTCGGACTCCTCGGTGGCGGCGAAGAAATACCATTGAATACTACTTTTTCTTTTGTTGAACTGGTTGATTTGTATTGGGATTATTTTCTCCACAATGATATGAACAACCCGCGTAAACAGATTTTCCACTACGGGTTGATTTGCGATAGAGGACCAGATGTTAATTTCCCGTTTGTCGGTTGGAATCACCTCGATGCTTTCTTGATATCGGCACAGCAACTTGCGGAACAACTACCACAAGTTCCAAAAGAACGAATCATTATTGGTGGAATGATACATCATTTAGGTCATACGATGAATCTCCTTGCTGATACTTTTGATGGAATTGACAATATTCTCACGTTGCAACCGTTTTCAGTTGAATGGTTGAAATACAGAAATTACAAAAGCTGCATGAATTACTATTATAAGTATACGCTCCTTGATTATTCTGATGGGTCACGAGGGAGAAATGATTTTAATGATTGGAATTCTCTGCAGTATGACTTTTTTAAAAACAGCAAGTTTCCGTGGCCTTTGCTGAAAGAAGATACATAA
- a CDS encoding serine--tRNA ligase: MIFNLKVQYHLSTDATAFTKELQDFFTNIHSTLLKKDAEKTADIIDRHFEKHIVSLTIQSKSNLRPHNVLLQIKNEFIKQFGKHHHVGIREILIPQYTIEFDLDKKPLHPITIPFAEVTIHDTKATLVLTNVSDEFLQKNYIDRMINRVKEKVNNQYYEGKAEFWKLIWKSPEKKHHMQADPTEEMLKKGWLKQGPTKGKWFYYPQAAAILKTMERIALEEILKPLGFQEVIESHIKPFDIWLKTGHMEGMPAEFYYVSEPITRDVKQWEQFIDLVKITKEVPIDELKKNLSPPSAGLCYAQCPMIYWSLKGKTIAEQSLPVLIYDKTAISCRYESGGRHGIERVDEFHRIEPVYIGTREQLIHLREKLIERYTHVFNNIFDLEWRMAWVTPWYLQQAGKKDAQSEQETGTIDFEAYMPYRGSREDSEWLEFQNLSILGDKYIQAFNIKTQRQELWSGCSGIGLERWMVAFLAQHGLNPDSWPTGFQKYLNKLPQGIIFL; this comes from the coding sequence ATGATCTTTAACCTTAAAGTACAATACCACCTTAGCACTGATGCTACAGCATTTACCAAAGAATTACAAGATTTTTTCACGAACATACACTCAACTCTTTTAAAAAAAGATGCAGAAAAAACCGCAGACATCATCGATCGTCATTTTGAGAAACATATTGTTTCACTTACCATACAATCAAAAAGTAACCTCCGACCTCACAACGTTCTCCTGCAGATAAAAAATGAGTTTATCAAACAATTTGGCAAACATCATCATGTCGGCATCAGAGAAATACTCATCCCTCAATATACGATTGAATTTGACCTTGACAAAAAACCACTTCACCCGATAACTATACCGTTTGCAGAGGTTACCATCCATGATACAAAAGCAACTCTGGTCCTGACGAATGTTTCTGATGAGTTTCTCCAAAAAAACTATATTGATCGTATGATCAACCGAGTGAAAGAAAAAGTCAACAATCAATACTACGAGGGAAAAGCAGAATTTTGGAAACTAATTTGGAAATCGCCAGAAAAAAAACACCACATGCAAGCTGACCCAACAGAGGAGATGTTGAAAAAAGGTTGGCTGAAACAAGGACCAACTAAAGGAAAATGGTTTTATTACCCACAAGCAGCCGCAATTCTCAAAACCATGGAACGTATTGCTCTTGAAGAAATTCTCAAACCTTTAGGATTCCAAGAAGTAATTGAATCCCATATCAAACCCTTTGACATCTGGTTGAAAACAGGACATATGGAAGGGATGCCTGCAGAGTTTTACTACGTCTCAGAACCAATAACACGAGATGTCAAACAATGGGAACAGTTCATTGATCTTGTTAAAATCACGAAAGAAGTACCAATAGATGAGTTGAAAAAGAATCTCAGCCCCCCGTCCGCTGGTCTTTGTTATGCTCAATGTCCCATGATCTACTGGTCACTTAAAGGAAAAACTATTGCAGAACAATCACTACCTGTACTGATCTATGACAAAACAGCGATATCTTGCCGTTATGAATCAGGAGGTAGACATGGAATTGAACGGGTAGATGAATTTCATCGAATAGAACCAGTATATATCGGAACACGAGAACAGCTCATACACCTCAGAGAAAAACTCATCGAGCGATACACACATGTGTTCAACAATATTTTCGACCTTGAATGGAGAATGGCGTGGGTGACACCATGGTATCTTCAACAAGCAGGAAAAAAAGATGCACAATCAGAACAGGAAACTGGAACCATTGATTTTGAAGCATACATGCCCTACCGAGGGAGCAGAGAAGATTCAGAATGGCTTGAATTTCAAAATCTAAGTATCCTTGGAGACAAATACATCCAAGCATTCAATATCAAAACCCAACGGCAAGAACTCTGGAGCGGTTGTTCAGGAATCGGACTGGAACGATGGATGGTTGCTTTTCTCGCACAACATGGACTTAACCCAGACTCCTGGCCTACCGGGTTTCAAAAATATCTTAACAAACTACCTCAAGGGATTATTTTTCTTTAA
- a CDS encoding 30S ribosomal protein S15: MARIHARRKGKAGSTRPKRAKHPEWSSLNPREIEPRVVELAKTGKSTSEIGMILRDQYAVPDVQAATGKRIGKILESKNIKPEVPEDLRNLIHTALTLQKHILMHKNDLKNKRNLQLTESKIRRLTKYYHNQGRLPKDWKYSIEQAKLMFE; this comes from the coding sequence ATGGCACGAATACATGCACGACGAAAAGGAAAAGCCGGTTCAACACGACCAAAACGAGCAAAACATCCTGAGTGGAGTTCATTAAATCCTCGAGAAATCGAACCTCGCGTTGTTGAACTTGCAAAAACCGGGAAATCAACCAGTGAAATCGGCATGATTCTCAGAGATCAATACGCCGTTCCTGACGTTCAAGCAGCAACAGGGAAAAGGATTGGAAAGATCCTTGAAAGCAAAAACATCAAACCCGAAGTTCCTGAAGATCTTCGAAATCTAATCCATACAGCACTAACCCTTCAGAAACATATCCTCATGCATAAAAACGATTTAAAAAATAAACGAAACCTTCAACTTACTGAATCAAAAATCCGCAGGTTGACTAAATACTATCACAATCAAGGGCGATTACCGAAAGATTGGAAATATTCAATCGAACAGGCAAAACTCATGTTTGAATAA
- a CDS encoding archaeosine biosynthesis radical SAM protein RaSEA, translating to MQELNQFCTNFRKDFYPTQQDPNKPVSFWTEKELLHREIVDAFVIILRTQGCSWGVHSGCTMCGYHADSMLTTVTDKQLLAQIDHALTNYTNQPVVKIFTSGSFFDTREISMHIQKKIFEKLREKPVQKISVESRPEYITDHTLSHAKDNLQQTSLEIGIGLETAHDLIREYTINKGFTFSAYLHATELMKKYNVQTKTYLLIKPPFVTEWEALNDTLQSIQKIAETTDTISLNPTNIQRFTVVEFLWRRKHYRPPWLWSIISILHQGKKLFPGILKCDITGGGTPRGAHNCGTCDHRILTAISAFSLNQNTDIFNDLSCDCQTLWQDQLDVEAFSFQSYPDFSEETPYAYRC from the coding sequence ATGCAGGAACTGAATCAGTTTTGTACAAATTTTCGGAAAGATTTTTATCCAACGCAACAAGATCCAAATAAACCTGTGAGTTTCTGGACTGAAAAAGAACTCTTGCATCGAGAAATCGTCGATGCATTTGTCATAATACTTCGAACTCAGGGCTGCAGCTGGGGGGTTCACTCAGGATGTACGATGTGCGGGTATCATGCGGATAGTATGCTTACAACAGTTACCGATAAACAACTCCTAGCACAAATAGATCATGCACTTACAAACTATACCAATCAACCAGTTGTAAAAATATTCACCTCGGGAAGTTTTTTTGATACCCGGGAAATCAGCATGCATATTCAAAAAAAAATTTTCGAAAAACTCAGAGAGAAACCTGTTCAAAAAATATCAGTTGAATCACGACCTGAGTATATCACTGATCACACCCTTTCCCATGCAAAAGACAACCTTCAACAGACATCTTTAGAAATTGGAATCGGACTTGAAACAGCCCATGATCTCATACGAGAATACACCATCAACAAAGGATTCACATTTTCAGCATATCTTCATGCGACAGAACTTATGAAAAAATACAATGTTCAAACAAAAACATACCTGCTCATCAAACCACCATTTGTCACAGAATGGGAAGCACTCAATGATACCCTCCAAAGCATACAGAAGATTGCAGAAACCACTGATACCATCTCACTTAATCCAACCAACATCCAACGATTTACCGTTGTTGAATTTCTCTGGAGACGTAAACACTATCGTCCACCATGGCTGTGGAGTATCATTTCGATACTACACCAAGGAAAAAAACTATTTCCAGGTATACTCAAATGTGATATAACTGGTGGTGGAACACCGCGAGGAGCACATAACTGCGGAACATGTGATCACAGAATTCTTACTGCAATCTCTGCGTTTTCACTCAACCAAAATACCGATATATTCAACGACCTATCGTGCGACTGTCAAACGCTCTGGCAAGATCAACTTGACGTAGAAGCATTCAGTTTCCAATCATATCCTGATTTTTCAGAGGAAACTCCCTATGCATACCGTTGTTAA
- a CDS encoding KEOPS complex subunit Pcc1 gives MNITCKLHITFQSKKQAEKILASIKVDDYHFVTSRQHDNTIHATITSTSLTSLIHTLDDYLACISVAEKIVDKH, from the coding sequence ATGAATATCACCTGCAAACTGCACATCACCTTTCAATCAAAAAAACAAGCTGAAAAAATTCTTGCTTCAATCAAAGTCGATGATTATCATTTTGTCACATCGCGTCAACACGACAACACCATCCACGCAACGATTACGAGTACCTCACTAACCTCACTGATTCATACCCTTGACGATTATCTTGCTTGCATCTCAGTTGCAGAAAAAATTGTTGACAAACATTAA